Part of the Aquila chrysaetos chrysaetos chromosome 6, bAquChr1.4, whole genome shotgun sequence genome, ATAGATTAAATCTATATTGGCTAGACATGACACACTTACTCTTGCAATTACAGAACAGACTAGAATTTGTTacaagtttaaatatttttataaaagaataaattttaagCAGGTTATTTTACGATATCCTCTGGCCAGTAGTCTTTTGGAAAATGGTgttaaaattgtaaaaaaaaaaaaaatttttttttttaaagattaataaaaGCTATGAAGAATCAAGCTTAGATCAGCAGAGGCCCCATAAATTATAATGTAACACCCATAAAACTAGGAGTTCACCTGTTACATgctacttaagaaaaaaaaccagaaacagacaCCCTGGTTATGCAcctacaaatgcaaaaaatatttacattgtaGATTCTTACAAAACGTGTCACGGTAAATGTTTTATATGAGTTAAACCCTTTAGAATCACAAGAAACTATacataaatgtaaatttaaaagtttGGGTACAAAAGAGAGCATGAATCTCATCCTCTTCATTAATCCTGAGCAAGGCTTTCCTTGTTTGAGTATCCTCCACAGAAGGAGTTAAAGGATAGAGCACTCGTCTACATGCTCAAGCTCTAAACAGAACAAGCCACGGAGCAGCCAGTGAagtgccccccccctccagtaAGGAAAAGGACGGAAGAGAGCAAGGCAGAGGCTGGAGCTCATGGGAAGCTTTGGAGATCTACCAGCGGAAGACACCAGAGGCTACTTGGGGACTACTGGTGTATTTGCATCACCTTGGAGCTCTGCTGTTTCGTCACCCAGGAATACAGCGATGCATGCATTATCCCAAACAACTCTCTGAGGGCAGGTTTCAGGTTATAGATAAGCTCATCTCATACCTACCTGTGACAGGTATCACCAGCTTCCTGCTGTCCTGCCTTTGCACCCACCAGCCTGGCAGCCTTTCCCATGCAATAGCACCATCACCATCCAAGTGACTTCAGAGAGCTGAACTGACAGCAAACCAACCCCCGTGAAAAGGGCTGGGTACACAGAACTACACTTAAAATCTCCTAGATCCTTATCCCGAGGCAGCTGTAGATATCAAAATAAagtcaaaattaaatataattaccGCTCAGCACAGTGTGTATTTAGCACAAGCGTTACCCTTGTCCCTCTATAGCTGGGAAATGTGACCACAGTGacagaactgcattttaattaccaagggaaaaaaaacaccccaaaccccacaacagaTAACACTgctaaagcaaaacagacttaggccctgatcctgcaaaggCTTACGTGCACGTACATGCTAAACTTTACACTGTCACAGGATGATTATTTGTGCTGTTTCTCCAGTTAtaatgtatttggaaaataagCATATACTGCTAATGAACTACCATGGGGTTTGGCCTTTTAGGTTACATCTGTCTAAATGGCGTACAGGGAAATATATTCTTGAAGCAATCTTACATCCACATGTTGTTACAGCaaatttttatgttaatttttaaaggcccatttttcatttctgtcattgCACTTCACATTACTTTAGTTTACATCTACTTATACAAATGAATCAGTTTGCAATTAAAgatcaattttaaaataattttcatttatatcaATGATCAGAGAGAAGTTATAAGTGAACAATATATGGAAACAcaactgaaactgaaatgtttaaaaatacaatactgAATGTTAACATCTGAGGGGTTTTATAGTAtttacacaaaggaaaaaaaaaaagagctacaCTAGATAAGACTGCAAGTAACGTGAAAAAGATTTGGGCATTACAAAATCCCAGACACATATAAGAAGGACTGGAAATatctcattattttccttccattcaaCTTCTGAACATTTCTCTTATATTAAAAGAATAGAGTTGGCCTAAATATTGCCCCTTGAAAGGGACAAATTCTTGTTTAACCCACACCAAGCAAACTGGTTTTGATTCATTTATGAAGAcaataaaaacatcaaaatcaaCCTTGACAATAAGCAGAAATGAAGCTTCAATTATTCTTATAATCTAaacacagggaaataaaaatgtaagtacAGTAAGATATTAGTTGATGCTTTTATAATTAACACAGGAGAAACAAATATGTATATCAGATTAATACTTGGCCCTATTCATTCCATCAAACAGCACCTGCTTTGGATAGTATCTAAACCACAAGAGGAAACAATCCAATGATACAAAGCAGTATTGAACCACTGAAGCCAATGAAACAACGTAATTGTACACCAGCTGAGGATTTCATCCACAGTGTTCTGACCCCAACCCCACGACAAATACCAGTCCTCAATGAATATCTGAAATAAGAGCTCGATAATGAACccaagaataaaattataaaaagtgTGGAAATCATTTAGAACAGCAAGCACTGGAGatttttcagtgagattttCATCATTTCTAAACATGGGCGACTAAACCACTCGgagacttctgaaaaatgccCCTACCCCTCATCTCTTACACACGGTGGTTTCCATAGGAAATTCAGGAACTgtcaacagaaagcaaaaccttTTACCTCTTTTTCAATACCTTGCATCTAATTCAGGTGACATGCTCCCTTCTCCTAATGCAAGAGTAAGCTGAGCTACCAGAAGAGAGCTTACACCAAGCTTAAAGTAATACCTATGTACAAAACCATCAAGCTTTAGAAGTATAGTGGTAAGGCGGTGGCAACGCGGGGAGAGGAGAGATGCTTTAAGGGTTTGCTGAAAGAGGATGTAGCATGGGCAGCAGTTACTGCTCTGCGTTATTGCACCGCAGATCTAATTTAGTAAAATGTAGGCACCGATCACAGAACAACAGGCATGACGGGAGGTGCTGCTGCCAGGCCCTCGAGTGGGATCCCCAGACGATACGGGGTGAGCACCGACTCTCCCCAGGGCCAGAGAGCAACCACCATATTTCCTCAGCGTCTCCAGCAGAAGGTCTATGGAAGACTGAGATGCGACAGTCTAGTTGTAGTCAACTCCCAATAAATAACGCCTCCCCTTCAGCAAACATTTCCACAAAGCTAAATAAGCTTTAACCAGGGTGTTGATCAATCACCAAAAGCATTTGTTAGCTTACATTTAAGATTTCAGTTTAATTCTCGGTGGGTGGGTGTCTCCGTCTAAACTAGGACACCTTTCAGCAACCTAAAATTTCTCTCAACTCAAAATACTGGTGTTGCTCTCTTACCCTTCAGTCCCAGACCAGTATTATCCGCTTGTGGATAAACAAAAGCAGTCAATGCGTAACTAAATATAATTCAAGGAAGAAGCCTACTTACAAAAATGAATTCCATTAGCACGGCCCATAGAAATTAAGATGTGACTTTTAGAAAGTTTAAATTATGTGTCAGTGTCAtcacttagggaaaaaaaaaaaaaaaagggaaaggaaaaaaaaaagaaattacccaaacaagccaaaaaaatatattacaaatgATTGAAGTGGGAGCTTGTATGATGCGCTTTGGTAACTCATCAATGCAGTGTTTctactatattaaaaaatcaaattattaagTGTATTCTAAATCAGTCAGTCACTTCAAGGTACACGACTATCACAATTATTGAAAAAGGCCTTGatcctgaaaacatttatgtCTGTGAATTTTTAGACAAGTGAAGAGTCTTTGTAGGACTGACCTTTTACTTTACGTTGTTCACACATATGAACTTGCACGCACGATCAGAGACTAAGGCAGGAATACACATTTACAAGCTATCAACATTTTACCTAAAATGTCTCTTAAAACAGATTCAAAGTCATTACCAGCTGTTTCTTATTTAAAGCTTAAGAAATAAGTGCTTGCTAATATCAAATATAGTATAGTATAGATAGTTTTACATAGAAGTAATGCAGTTTTCATCCATTCtgacttcagttaaaaaaaaaaaattaaaattgaccTAAAAAGTCAACTTAAGACCAACAAGATCATTCGTACTCGTATCAGTCCCTTAGTGTTAGAAATACTGCAACTATGAGAAATTGCAGTGATAACATGAATAAAACATCACAGATTTTATTGTGTAATGTATTTTATAAGGCCAAAAGTTACATCTAATCAGCAACGGCAGCCTTGGATCTTTAAGAATTAATGATTATTCTACATCtgtaagaaggaaaatattacGTATGCTCAAAAATTCAAGagttatatatacatatatatttgaaccaatattttttttttcaggtatacATATTTGAACAAATGGACAGCTTTCAAGTGATCACACTCTGAAATAAGCAGTGCTTTTGTTTGTGCATTCCCAGATTAATATGCATTCTGATAAATGCATGAAATGTTATCACTAAGCTGTGCGGCTCTCTAGACCTACCACAAATACATTACATCTCTTTAGCTGGAAAGAACGGGGTACTGAACGCAAACAGTCTGCTGCCTTCCATCTACTTATCACTCCactatttcaattttttttctttgactttgcCCCCATATCTTAGCAAGTGACACATTCCCCACTAGAGACCACATTCATAACAAGTTTTAAtacttgaaatgaaaacttgtGTCCATTCTGCACAGAAACAGTACCTGGAAAGCATACTTTCatgcaaaatccttttttctgcttttcccaatacacacacacattctttttttgtatcacagcaattttaaaattgtcCTATGTAATTTAAATAAGATTTCCAAAAACAGTAACCTTTTACAGGGATAAATCAGAGCATTTCCAGTTGACAAAGTAATTTGCAAGGGACATACAAAGCACCTGAAAACACAGACTGTGAAGAAAACCATTTTAACTGTAGCAACAGCACTCACTGCATAATGTTATAAGGAAAATTATGCAATTAGGTCTCTTATCAGACTtatgaaaattcagatttatgCCagttgggggggaaaaaaaaaaaaatcattgttcaCCACATCTCCCTTGAGCACTACCTAGGGGAGGGGAGTGATGACCAGACAGCGAAAATTAAGAAGAACGTGTCCCACCTTACGCCTATTCTGCCAATCTGTCGCGGTTGTTCTTCTAGCTCCATAGgtttacatgatttttttttctaattttttttctttttttttttttttgctgacaaGTAATACAAGACAGATTCTTGCCTTCTTAGGATCTTGCAATCTAGTTTAGACATAGCACGTCAAGTGGTGATGAAAGAAGGTTAGGGTGGGTTTGAAAAGATGAGGATTCCAACAGTAAACGATGCAGAGACATCAGTTTGGTAATGTACACATGTTTTGCATGATTCATTGGACCAAAATGGCCAAAGGAACTTAAAAAGCTGTCAAAGGCATCTTTACCTCTGACCTACCTAGTCATCCATCTGCTTCCTCATACTGTCAATCAAAACCCTCCCATCCTTATCACTATTCTATTACACACATTTTCCACAACcatttctcctccagctcttaAAAAATATCTTAGCAAACATTTCAATCAGTCATTAAAAACCTTGTTAAAATATGCAATGTGTCATCAAATATGCATAGCGTACTTGTGCAAAATCTGCAGAGCGTAAATCACTGTATTACATTTGATATAGTATTAATGTGAAACATCGTAGAAAGTATTACCAATAAGAACTTTGAATTACTTTCTATGGATGGGAGCTTGATTTTGGGTTATATCAAATAAAGCGAAGAAAGGGGAACCGAATAGATTATTTTACACAATAATTGAATTAAAAGCCCGTTCAGCATGCCTAGAATGATAATACAAATTATACTTCATGTAAAATTCATGCAATTAGTTGCTGGTCTAACAAATTCATCCACGGGGTTTTGCTTCGACTAAACCGAGCGCGCTGCAAGTATATTATCGTTTACATACACCGGGTCAAAACCTGCATGTTCGATCCTAGGTGAACGCAAACATTTTAATGTGTCGGTAAACATACGTTTAGCAGATACACAGGTGCGcctctaataataataataatctaaAAAACTGTAAGAGTAATAAAGTGACCTACCGACAGGAAATAGCCTTTTTTACTTCTGCAGCCCTCATCTCTTCCAACCTCTCGCAGAAATAGTTACGGAATTATCCTGTCGAAATAGTTATGGAATAACATTAACCACTCACGCACAGGGAAGGATTTTGTTCAGACCTGTCACGCGTTACGTGTTTATTCCAGACCCGCTGGAAATAAAACCCCGCACGCTCATTTCGGACAAGCGCTCTGCCCGAGGTGACCGCCCGGCTGGCGTTCCGGCGGgagccccccgcgccccgccgccgcagccGGGAGGCGGGCAGCAGCGGGCTCCCCGCGGGGCTCCCCGCCTGGGAACGCCGCCGCGCCTCGGCCCGCTCCCTTTGCCCTCTCGGGGGGCAACGCGGCGGGACAGGCAGCGCCAGGAGGGGCGGCTTTTGCTGCCCGAGAGCGGGGAACGAGGTCCGCCAACGTTTCACTTCTCAGAGCCTCGCTACGGGAGGAGGGGCCGGGAAGCCGCCGGAGGGGGCAGCCGGGGGCCCGCGGGCGGCGGAGGGGTGCGGGCGacgcgcggggggggggacgcgggCGGCGCCGCCGCGGCCTCCGCCGCTCGGTGCGAGGCGGCCGGGGAAGGGCGCGcaccccccgccgccccggctgCCCGCGCTTCCCCGAGGGGTCCTCTGCCGCCGGACGGCCCGGGCCGCCCGCCCCTcacggcggggcgggggggtgggggcggcACTGGCCCCCACGGCCCTTCTCCTGGCGGGGGCTCCCGCGGCCGCGCAGCCCCCACCGCCGCCCCGGGGGCGGCACCGTGAGCCCGacggccgccgcggggcgggcgccgCTTCCCGCGGCGGCCGCGCGGCCCTTGCGCCCCTCCGCGCGTGTCACACGCCCACACCCCCCGCGCACCGGGCGCGTGGCCCAGCGCGGGCCGCTGCAGCCGGCGGAGGCGTTGGGTTCGCAGGGGCCCAGCTCAGGTAGAGGCCCCCACCTTGCCGGGGGAGGGGATGCAATTGGGATGCTCAGGCCCGCCGCGCCCCGTCAATACCGCGACAGGACAAAATCGGCGTGGCGGCTCCGCACCCGCGCTTACCCCGCCGAGGA contains:
- the LOC115342413 gene encoding translation initiation factor IF-2-like, whose product is MTGGAAARPSSGIPRRYGVSTDSPQGQRATTIFPQRLQQKVYGRLRCDNPLEIKPRTLISDKRSARGDRPAGVPAGAPRAPPPQPGGGQQRAPRGAPRLGTPPRLGPLPLPSRGATRRDRQRQEGRLLLPESGERGPPTFHFSEPRYGRRGREAAGGGSRGPAGGGGVRATRGGGDAGGAAAASAARCEAAGEGRAPPAAPAARASPRGPLPPDGPGRPPLTAGRGGGGGTGPHGPSPGGGSRGRAAPTAAPGAAP